A part of Gramella sp. MAR_2010_147 genomic DNA contains:
- a CDS encoding arginine deiminase family protein has product MKLHITNETSKLRAVVLGTAQSNGPIPTLEEAYDPKSQEHIKAGTYPKEEDMINEMEAVAAVLKKYQVQVFRPKIIEDYNQIFTRDIAFVIGDKFIKSNILPDRDQEIDAIEHVLKKIDPAKIITLPEEAHIEGGDVMPMGDYIFVGTYKGKDYKDFITARTNWQAVEALEKAFPDKKVVSFSLKKSNSIAKDNALHLDCCFQPVGRNKAILYKGGFLIEEEYEWLVNFFGKENIYEITRDEMYHMNSNIFSISEEVVISEKGFTRLNSWLREQGITVEEVPYAEISKQEGLLRCSTLPLIRD; this is encoded by the coding sequence ATGAAATTGCATATAACTAATGAAACCTCAAAGCTTAGAGCAGTGGTACTTGGTACGGCTCAAAGCAATGGTCCTATTCCCACTTTAGAGGAGGCATACGACCCAAAGTCTCAGGAGCATATAAAAGCCGGGACATATCCTAAAGAAGAGGATATGATCAATGAGATGGAAGCTGTAGCGGCTGTTCTGAAAAAATATCAGGTGCAGGTTTTCAGGCCTAAGATAATTGAAGATTACAATCAGATCTTTACCAGGGATATCGCATTCGTGATAGGGGATAAGTTTATTAAATCTAATATTCTACCAGATCGCGATCAGGAGATCGATGCCATAGAGCACGTGTTAAAAAAAATAGATCCTGCTAAGATTATTACTCTGCCTGAAGAAGCTCATATAGAAGGAGGAGATGTAATGCCTATGGGAGATTATATCTTCGTGGGTACTTATAAGGGCAAGGATTATAAAGATTTTATAACTGCCAGAACTAACTGGCAGGCGGTTGAAGCGCTGGAAAAAGCTTTTCCAGATAAAAAGGTAGTTTCCTTTAGTCTGAAAAAATCAAATTCTATCGCAAAGGATAATGCCTTGCATTTAGATTGCTGCTTTCAGCCGGTCGGCAGGAATAAAGCAATTCTGTATAAAGGTGGATTCCTGATCGAGGAAGAATACGAGTGGCTGGTAAATTTCTTCGGAAAAGAAAATATCTATGAGATCACTCGCGATGAGATGTATCATATGAATTCTAATATTTTCTCTATTTCTGAAGAGGTAGTGATATCTGAAAAAGGATTTACAAGATTGAATTCATGGCTGAGAGAGCAGGGGATTACTGTGGAAGAAGTTCCTTATGCTGAAATCTCCAAGCAGGAAGGATTATTACGGTGTTCCACATTACCCTTAATTAGAGATTAA
- a CDS encoding arginine deiminase-related protein, which translates to MKQITDTILMVRPVGFRMNEQTAVNNYFQTKIEGDDINELATQEFDIFVEKLRGVGVNVIVVDDVPEDDTPDSIFPNNWVSFHENGQIALYPMFAENRRKERRLHYFAKLEEAGLKIKEIVDYTVAEEDDVFLEGTGSLILDRVHQKAYCAISPRADEDLLIEFCEDFEFTPVIFNAYQSVEKKRLPIYHTNVMMCIAEEFAVICLDTIDDKKERKNVVKHLKMDEKEIISISEEQMHEFAGNMLQVQGAEDKKFLVMSARAHRSLSEEQISRIEKHCEILSSEIQTIETCGGGSARCMMAEVFLPKA; encoded by the coding sequence ATGAAGCAGATTACAGATACGATTTTAATGGTAAGACCGGTCGGATTCAGAATGAATGAACAAACGGCGGTAAATAATTATTTTCAGACAAAGATTGAAGGAGATGATATTAACGAACTGGCTACGCAGGAGTTTGATATTTTCGTAGAAAAGCTGAGAGGTGTTGGGGTAAATGTGATCGTGGTAGATGATGTTCCCGAGGATGATACTCCAGACTCTATATTTCCAAATAATTGGGTTTCTTTTCACGAAAACGGTCAGATTGCCCTTTATCCAATGTTTGCTGAAAACAGAAGAAAAGAACGCAGGCTTCATTATTTTGCTAAGCTAGAAGAAGCCGGGTTAAAAATTAAAGAAATTGTTGATTATACGGTTGCCGAGGAAGATGATGTCTTTCTGGAAGGTACAGGAAGTTTAATTTTAGACAGGGTACATCAAAAAGCTTATTGTGCTATTTCACCAAGAGCAGATGAAGATCTATTGATCGAGTTCTGCGAAGATTTTGAGTTTACCCCGGTAATTTTTAATGCGTATCAAAGCGTCGAAAAGAAAAGACTTCCTATTTATCACACGAATGTCATGATGTGCATCGCCGAGGAATTTGCGGTGATCTGCCTGGATACGATTGATGATAAGAAGGAGCGAAAAAACGTGGTAAAGCATCTAAAAATGGACGAAAAGGAGATTATTTCCATTAGCGAAGAGCAAATGCACGAGTTTGCCGGAAATATGCTGCAGGTTCAGGGAGCTGAAGATAAAAAGTTTCTTGTGATGAGCGCCAGGGCTCATAGAAGTCTTTCAGAAGAACAAATTTCGAGGATTGAGAAACACTGCGAAATTTTAAGTTCTGAAATTCAGACGATAGAAACTTGTGGAGGCGGAAGCGCCAGATGTATGATGGCAGAGGTATTCCTGCCAAAAGCCTAG
- a CDS encoding BCCT family transporter, with the protein MRSNFSVLFKNKVFLASAIILVLSSILIFVFTNQFYNSIEEISLWVRSYFGTFYLWLGLGCVFFLLFIAFSKFGKIRLGSSPPEFNRLSWIAMLYSAGMGAGILLRAVQEPVFMFMNPPIQTGETMAIISLEYTFYQWGFTAWAFYGLFALVIGYSIFVEKTDVRLSSGFSAFKKIHFLPSSIDILTILTTVIGLVAAIGLGTTQIEGGLSHIQSKEPGSLFQNMGLVFLICSLAFMSAWAGVNKGIKRISNWNIYVALLLMFFVFLTGDISEILWNFFNSLYHYIIDFIPLSLAYGDYDPGVEFLTDWTYYYWAFWLAWAPFTGIFIARISKGRSIREMILGVLLIPSLGSFFWFSVFGTSAFELIESWNAYDNEFGNVFTSMFVFFEAYPLPVITSMIVILLLISFLVTSVDSAIFVLSMFTDHGNSEPKKKYRLIWAVLILIFCEAIIVLGQVKPDADVLTAMQKFLIISSLPFAFLSVLIILLFSIKLFRRRSEKF; encoded by the coding sequence TTGAGATCAAATTTCAGTGTATTATTTAAGAACAAAGTTTTTTTGGCCTCTGCGATCATTCTTGTTCTTAGCTCTATCCTCATTTTTGTATTCACAAACCAGTTTTACAATAGCATTGAAGAAATATCTCTTTGGGTAAGAAGTTATTTCGGAACATTTTATCTCTGGCTGGGACTAGGCTGTGTATTTTTTCTTCTATTCATTGCTTTTTCAAAATTCGGAAAAATACGCTTAGGAAGTTCGCCTCCTGAATTTAACAGGTTATCATGGATTGCCATGCTTTATTCTGCAGGAATGGGAGCGGGAATACTATTAAGAGCGGTTCAGGAACCGGTATTTATGTTCATGAACCCTCCAATCCAGACCGGGGAAACAATGGCAATCATCTCTTTAGAATATACTTTTTATCAGTGGGGATTTACAGCCTGGGCATTTTACGGCCTTTTTGCACTTGTAATTGGGTATTCAATTTTTGTAGAAAAGACCGATGTAAGATTGAGCTCTGGATTTTCAGCATTTAAAAAAATTCATTTTTTACCTTCTTCGATTGATATTCTTACCATACTTACCACAGTGATCGGGCTTGTAGCCGCAATAGGCTTAGGAACTACCCAGATTGAGGGTGGATTGAGTCATATCCAATCAAAAGAACCTGGTTCGTTATTTCAAAATATGGGTCTGGTCTTCCTTATCTGCTCACTTGCTTTCATGTCTGCATGGGCAGGTGTCAACAAAGGCATCAAAAGAATTTCTAACTGGAATATCTATGTAGCCTTATTATTAATGTTTTTTGTATTCCTAACCGGAGATATTTCTGAAATTCTATGGAACTTCTTCAATTCCCTCTATCATTATATTATTGATTTTATTCCGTTAAGCCTGGCATATGGAGATTATGATCCGGGAGTAGAATTTCTAACCGATTGGACTTATTATTATTGGGCATTCTGGTTAGCCTGGGCGCCTTTTACCGGTATATTTATCGCAAGAATTTCTAAAGGAAGAAGCATCCGTGAGATGATATTGGGAGTTTTACTCATTCCTTCTTTAGGAAGTTTTTTCTGGTTTAGTGTTTTTGGTACTTCGGCATTCGAATTAATTGAAAGCTGGAACGCTTATGATAATGAATTTGGAAATGTGTTTACTTCCATGTTTGTCTTCTTTGAAGCTTACCCGCTTCCGGTGATTACTAGTATGATCGTAATTTTACTTTTGATAAGTTTTCTGGTGACTTCAGTAGATTCGGCTATTTTTGTATTAAGCATGTTTACCGATCATGGTAATTCTGAACCGAAAAAAAAATACCGCCTTATCTGGGCGGTATTGATCCTTATATTTTGTGAAGCGATTATTGTTCTGGGCCAGGTAAAACCCGACGCTGACGTTTTAACCGCTATGCAGAAATTTTTAATTATCAGCTCTCTGCCTTTTGCTTTTTTAAGCGTGCTCATCATCCTTCTTTTTAGCATCAAACTTTTCAGAAGAAGATCGGAAAAATTCTAG
- a CDS encoding SDR family oxidoreductase, producing MRILLTGANGYIGMRLLPQLLEQGHDVVCAVRNRNRFTSNEELKEKVEIVEIDFLEDTTAAEKIKNIDVAYYLIHSMTASTKDFDKQEAQAAENFNKMMAETSVNQVIYLSGIINEEELSKHLKSRKAVEEILYKGDFNVTVLRAAIIVGSGSSSFEIIRDLCEKLPVMITPKWVKTKSQPIAIRNIIQYLTGVIGREECYNESFDVGGPDVLTYQEMMEQYAEVRELKIWIIGVPFMSPKLSSYWLYFVTSTSYRLAQNLVDSMAIEVITKDTRLQEILNIELIQYKEAIKMAFHRIEQNEVISSWKDSLSSGRFRKELNKYVQIPKYGCLQDKKSIEVEDPREALERVWAIGGLNGWYYGNWLWKVRGYIDKFFGGVGLRRGRTHPNRINAGDSLDFWRVLLADKEEKRLLLFAEMKVPGEAWLEFKIDENNILHQNATFRPKGLLGRAYWYSMYPFHYFIFEGMINRIAKGIKKD from the coding sequence ATGCGCATATTACTTACCGGGGCCAATGGATATATTGGCATGAGACTGTTACCTCAATTACTTGAGCAGGGACATGATGTGGTTTGCGCGGTTCGAAACCGAAACAGGTTTACTTCAAATGAGGAACTCAAAGAAAAAGTTGAGATCGTAGAAATAGATTTTCTTGAAGATACAACTGCTGCAGAAAAGATTAAAAATATAGACGTTGCTTATTACCTTATTCATTCAATGACGGCTTCCACTAAAGACTTCGACAAACAGGAAGCTCAGGCCGCAGAGAATTTTAATAAGATGATGGCTGAAACTTCGGTAAATCAGGTTATCTACCTCAGCGGAATCATTAATGAAGAAGAGCTTTCAAAACATCTAAAATCCAGAAAGGCTGTTGAAGAAATTCTTTATAAAGGAGACTTTAATGTAACCGTCTTAAGAGCAGCTATTATTGTGGGATCCGGAAGTTCTTCTTTTGAGATCATACGTGATCTTTGTGAAAAACTCCCAGTGATGATCACGCCAAAATGGGTAAAAACAAAATCCCAGCCCATTGCCATTAGGAATATCATTCAATATCTTACCGGGGTTATTGGTCGAGAGGAGTGCTATAATGAATCTTTTGATGTGGGGGGACCAGATGTTCTTACCTACCAGGAAATGATGGAACAATATGCTGAAGTCAGGGAATTAAAAATATGGATCATCGGTGTACCATTTATGTCCCCGAAACTTAGTTCTTACTGGTTATATTTTGTCACTTCCACGTCCTATAGGCTTGCTCAAAATCTTGTGGACAGTATGGCAATTGAAGTGATAACAAAAGACACCCGGCTTCAGGAAATCCTGAATATCGAACTCATTCAGTATAAAGAAGCTATTAAGATGGCCTTCCATAGAATAGAACAAAATGAGGTGATTTCCAGCTGGAAAGACTCTCTGAGCAGTGGAAGGTTTCGAAAAGAATTGAATAAATATGTTCAGATTCCAAAATATGGTTGTTTGCAGGATAAAAAATCTATAGAAGTTGAAGATCCCAGGGAAGCACTGGAAAGAGTGTGGGCTATTGGCGGGCTCAACGGATGGTATTACGGAAACTGGCTTTGGAAAGTTCGGGGGTACATAGATAAATTTTTTGGCGGAGTTGGCCTGCGCAGAGGAAGAACACATCCAAACAGGATCAATGCAGGTGATTCACTTGATTTCTGGCGGGTTCTTCTAGCTGATAAAGAAGAAAAAAGGCTACTCCTTTTTGCTGAAATGAAGGTTCCGGGAGAAGCCTGGCTGGAATTTAAAATAGATGAGAACAATATACTTCATCAAAATGCGACTTTCAGGCCAAAAGGTTTACTTGGGCGCGCCTACTGGTACTCTATGTATCCTTTTCATTATTTCATATTTGAAGGGATGATCAATAGAATTGCGAAGGGTATTAAAAAAGATTAG
- a CDS encoding MarC family protein — protein MELFIYVFAALFSVINPLGTVPIFVGLTKEDSKAERSKTSILTAINIFVILLISFFTGRYILNFFGISLDSLRIAGGLIITTSGFALLTGSFSKHKGMDKPKVKEDAFQRDGVSLTPLAIPMLAGPGSISFLIGLYQEYDLWNDKLIAVLAIFSVCLATLLVLRSSHYIVNFLGASGINAISRIIGFIVIAIGVEYISSSVLNLLRSV, from the coding sequence ATGGAATTATTTATTTATGTTTTCGCCGCACTTTTCTCGGTAATTAATCCGCTGGGCACAGTTCCAATCTTTGTTGGACTTACCAAAGAAGATTCAAAAGCAGAAAGATCAAAAACGTCTATTTTAACAGCAATCAATATTTTTGTTATTCTTTTGATCAGCTTTTTTACAGGCAGGTATATTCTAAATTTCTTCGGAATAAGTCTTGATTCCCTAAGAATAGCAGGCGGACTTATTATCACGACTTCAGGTTTTGCCCTACTTACCGGTTCTTTTTCAAAACACAAAGGAATGGATAAACCTAAGGTAAAGGAAGATGCTTTTCAAAGAGATGGCGTTTCCCTCACACCGCTGGCAATCCCCATGCTTGCCGGCCCTGGCTCTATTTCATTTCTTATAGGACTTTACCAGGAATATGATTTGTGGAATGATAAACTAATTGCTGTACTGGCAATTTTCAGCGTTTGCCTGGCCACGTTGTTGGTGCTAAGAAGTTCACATTATATCGTAAATTTTCTTGGAGCATCTGGAATTAACGCAATCTCAAGAATAATAGGATTTATAGTGATCGCTATTGGAGTAGAATATATAAGTTCTTCAGTCTTAAACTTATTAAGGAGTGTTTAA
- the argS gene encoding arginine--tRNA ligase yields the protein MNIEQLLASKVNEAVKKHYEVEPENIEFQPTRKDFEGDITLVVFPMLKQLRTSPAQLAEKIGKYLEDEVEEVASFNVIQGFLNIVISDQYYINFFNEVKDREDFGILLPQSDASGIMVEYSSPNTNKPLHLGHIRNNLLGYSVSEILQAAGNEVYKVQVINDRGIHICKSMVAWEKFGNDETPESTGLKGDKLVGNYYVKFDQEYKKEIAQLKEEGKSEDEAKAQAPIFVEAQEMLRKWEANDPEVVKLWSTMNQWVYDGFEKTYNALGVDFDKNYYESETYILGKDNIQKGLEDGVFYKKEDGSVWIDLSDEGLDEKIVLRSDGTAVYMTQDIGTAIQRFADFDINQMVYTVGNEQEYHFKVLFLILKKLGYDWADALYHLSYGMVDLPSGKMKSREGTVVDADDLIREMAETAKNISEELGKLDGYSETEKEELYRIIGLGALKYYILKVDPKKRILFNPEESVDFQGNTGPFIQYTYARIQSILRKAEFDTSAELSKDFSFHEKEKELIKQVQLFPETIALAAENHSPALIANYTYELVKSFNSFYQNVQILGIDDEAEKVFRVQLSGLVANVIKSAFKLLGIEVPERM from the coding sequence ATGAATATTGAACAACTTCTTGCATCAAAAGTAAACGAGGCCGTGAAGAAACATTATGAGGTTGAACCTGAAAATATCGAATTTCAGCCTACCCGTAAAGATTTTGAAGGTGATATCACTTTGGTGGTTTTCCCCATGCTAAAACAGCTCAGAACCAGTCCAGCGCAGTTAGCTGAAAAGATTGGGAAATATCTGGAAGATGAAGTAGAAGAAGTCGCCAGTTTTAATGTGATTCAGGGTTTTCTGAATATCGTGATTAGTGATCAATATTACATCAATTTCTTTAACGAAGTAAAAGATAGAGAGGATTTCGGAATTCTGTTACCGCAAAGTGATGCGAGCGGAATTATGGTGGAATATTCTTCCCCAAATACCAATAAACCCCTTCACTTAGGTCATATTAGAAATAACCTTTTAGGTTATTCGGTCTCTGAAATTCTACAAGCTGCCGGAAATGAGGTTTATAAAGTGCAGGTGATCAATGATCGAGGAATTCATATTTGTAAATCCATGGTTGCCTGGGAGAAATTTGGCAATGATGAAACTCCTGAATCTACCGGATTAAAAGGAGATAAACTGGTTGGGAATTATTATGTAAAATTTGACCAGGAATATAAGAAGGAGATCGCTCAGCTAAAAGAAGAAGGAAAGAGTGAAGATGAGGCAAAAGCTCAGGCTCCAATTTTTGTAGAAGCTCAGGAAATGCTTAGAAAATGGGAAGCTAACGATCCTGAAGTGGTAAAACTCTGGTCTACTATGAATCAATGGGTTTACGATGGGTTTGAGAAAACCTATAACGCCCTGGGAGTGGATTTTGACAAGAATTATTACGAAAGCGAAACCTATATATTAGGAAAAGACAATATTCAGAAAGGTCTGGAAGACGGAGTTTTTTATAAAAAAGAAGATGGTAGTGTCTGGATCGATCTTAGCGATGAGGGGCTGGATGAAAAGATCGTTCTAAGAAGTGACGGAACGGCGGTGTATATGACCCAGGATATTGGGACGGCGATTCAGAGATTTGCAGACTTCGATATCAACCAGATGGTGTATACCGTTGGAAACGAGCAGGAATACCATTTTAAAGTTCTTTTCCTAATTTTGAAGAAATTAGGGTATGACTGGGCAGATGCGCTGTATCATTTAAGTTATGGAATGGTAGATCTTCCCAGCGGAAAGATGAAAAGTAGGGAAGGAACCGTGGTTGATGCCGATGATCTTATTAGGGAAATGGCTGAAACTGCTAAGAATATTTCTGAGGAATTAGGTAAGCTTGATGGCTATTCTGAAACTGAAAAGGAAGAGCTATACCGAATAATAGGCCTTGGAGCTTTGAAATATTATATTTTGAAAGTGGATCCAAAGAAAAGAATTCTCTTCAATCCTGAAGAATCGGTAGATTTTCAAGGAAATACGGGGCCGTTTATCCAATACACCTATGCCAGAATCCAGTCAATTTTAAGAAAAGCTGAATTTGATACTTCGGCAGAGCTATCGAAAGATTTCAGTTTCCACGAAAAAGAAAAAGAATTGATCAAGCAGGTACAGTTATTTCCGGAAACCATTGCTTTGGCAGCTGAAAATCATTCACCGGCATTGATCGCCAACTATACTTATGAACTGGTGAAATCTTTCAATTCCTTTTATCAGAATGTTCAAATTCTGGGTATCGATGATGAAGCTGAAAAAGTTTTTAGAGTACAATTGTCAGGATTAGTAGCGAATGTTATAAAATCAGCATTTAAATTACTTGGGATCGAGGTTCCGGAGAGAATGTAA
- the ffh gene encoding signal recognition particle protein — translation MFDNLSDKLDSAFHVLKGHGQITEINVAESLKEVRRALVDADVNYKIAKEFTNTVKERALGQDVLTTLKPGQLMVKLVKDELTQLMGGEAEGINLSGDPSVILMSGLQGSGKTTFSGKLANFLKNKKTKKPLLVACDVYRPAAINQLHVVGEQVGVEVYSDEGNQDPVAISKDAIAYAKENGHNVVIIDTAGRLAVDEAMMTEISNIHQAIQPQETLFVVDSMTGQDAVNTAKTFNERLNFDGVILTKLDGDTRGGAAISIKSVVNKPIKFIGTGEKMDAIDIFYPSRMADRILGMGDVVSLVERAQEQYDEEEARKLQKKIAKNAFGFDDFLNQLQQIKKMGSMKDLMGMIPGAGKMLKDVDIDDDAFKGIEAIIHSMTPGERSEPKVINASRKKRIAKGSGTTVQEVNQLLKQFNQMGKMMKMMQGGGGRKMMQMMKGMQ, via the coding sequence ATGTTTGATAATTTAAGCGATAAGTTAGATAGTGCCTTTCACGTCCTGAAAGGACATGGGCAGATAACAGAAATAAATGTTGCGGAAAGTCTTAAAGAGGTAAGACGAGCCTTAGTAGATGCCGATGTAAACTATAAAATAGCCAAGGAATTTACCAATACGGTAAAAGAAAGGGCTCTTGGTCAGGATGTTTTAACAACATTAAAGCCGGGACAGTTGATGGTGAAGCTCGTCAAAGATGAGTTGACCCAGCTGATGGGTGGAGAAGCTGAAGGTATTAATCTTTCTGGAGATCCTTCTGTGATTTTAATGTCTGGTTTACAGGGGAGTGGTAAAACTACGTTTTCTGGTAAACTGGCGAATTTCTTAAAGAACAAGAAGACAAAGAAACCACTCTTGGTTGCCTGTGATGTATATCGTCCAGCAGCGATCAATCAGCTCCACGTAGTTGGAGAGCAGGTTGGCGTTGAGGTTTATTCAGATGAAGGAAATCAGGATCCCGTGGCGATCTCTAAAGATGCTATTGCTTACGCAAAAGAAAATGGTCATAATGTAGTAATCATTGATACCGCGGGTAGACTTGCAGTAGATGAGGCGATGATGACCGAAATTTCCAATATTCATCAGGCGATTCAGCCACAGGAAACACTTTTTGTGGTAGATTCCATGACTGGTCAGGACGCAGTAAATACTGCAAAGACCTTTAACGAAAGGTTGAATTTCGATGGAGTTATTCTTACCAAGTTAGATGGTGATACTCGTGGGGGTGCCGCTATTTCAATTAAATCGGTTGTAAATAAACCAATTAAATTCATCGGTACCGGTGAAAAAATGGATGCGATCGATATTTTCTATCCTTCTCGTATGGCCGACAGAATCCTGGGAATGGGAGATGTTGTGTCACTTGTAGAAAGAGCTCAGGAACAATATGATGAAGAGGAAGCGAGAAAACTTCAGAAGAAGATCGCAAAGAATGCTTTCGGTTTTGATGATTTCTTAAATCAGCTTCAACAGATCAAGAAAATGGGATCTATGAAAGATCTTATGGGGATGATCCCAGGAGCCGGGAAAATGCTGAAAGATGTAGATATCGATGATGATGCCTTTAAAGGAATTGAAGCTATTATTCATTCTATGACTCCTGGAGAAAGAAGCGAGCCAAAGGTGATCAACGCCAGTAGAAAGAAAAGAATTGCCAAAGGATCTGGAACTACCGTTCAGGAAGTGAATCAGTTATTGAAGCAGTTCAACCAGATGGGTAAAATGATGAAGATGATGCAAGGTGGTGGTGGCCGAAAAATGATGCAAATGATGAAGGGGATGCAATAA
- a CDS encoding four helix bundle protein, which yields MSFKTLLAYQKAFDLAMQIFKISKGFPVEERFALTSQIVRSSRAVCATIAEAYRKRDYIKHYKSKLTDADSENAETQLWIDFALACNYISEEESISLNSQNDEIGRLINYMINNPGKFGVRDC from the coding sequence ATGAGTTTTAAAACTTTATTGGCATATCAAAAAGCGTTTGACTTAGCTATGCAAATTTTTAAAATATCTAAAGGATTTCCAGTAGAAGAGAGGTTTGCTCTTACATCGCAAATTGTAAGATCTTCTAGGGCAGTTTGTGCTACAATTGCTGAAGCATATAGGAAAAGAGATTATATAAAGCATTATAAAAGCAAGTTGACTGATGCTGATAGTGAGAATGCAGAAACCCAGCTATGGATAGATTTTGCTCTTGCTTGCAATTATATTTCAGAAGAAGAATCTATTAGTTTAAATTCTCAGAATGATGAAATTGGTAGACTAATCAATTACATGATTAATAACCCAGGCAAATTTGGAGTACGAGACTGCTAA
- a CDS encoding bifunctional 5,10-methylenetetrahydrofolate dehydrogenase/5,10-methenyltetrahydrofolate cyclohydrolase → MTILDGKKISNDIKDEIAAEVTKIKKRGEKVPHLAAIIVGKDGASMTYVNSKVKACERVGFESSLYRLPHTVNELELLDKIEELNQNDDIDGFIVQLPLPPQINTQKVLNAVDPDKDVDGFHPTNFGKMALDMTSFIPATPFGILELLERYDIPTKGKHTVVIGRSYIVGRPMSILMGRSGFPGNSTVTLTHEFTKNITQVTSQADIIIIAVGIPDFLKGEMIKDDAVIIDVGITRVPDDNTEKGYVIKGDVDFENVSKRASYITPVPGGVGPMTVSMLLKNTLLARERHKHRASEALKK, encoded by the coding sequence ATGACAATTCTCGACGGTAAAAAGATCAGTAATGACATCAAGGATGAAATCGCTGCCGAAGTTACCAAAATCAAGAAACGTGGAGAAAAAGTTCCTCATCTGGCTGCAATTATTGTAGGGAAAGATGGAGCTAGTATGACCTACGTGAATTCTAAAGTAAAGGCCTGTGAAAGAGTAGGTTTTGAATCCTCACTTTACAGACTTCCGCATACCGTGAATGAACTGGAATTACTGGATAAGATCGAAGAGTTGAACCAGAATGATGACATCGATGGTTTTATCGTTCAATTGCCTTTACCTCCTCAAATAAATACTCAAAAGGTACTGAATGCAGTAGATCCCGATAAGGATGTAGATGGATTTCATCCCACTAATTTCGGGAAAATGGCGTTGGATATGACCAGTTTTATCCCTGCGACACCCTTTGGAATTTTAGAACTTTTAGAGCGTTATGATATTCCTACCAAAGGAAAACATACCGTAGTGATTGGGAGAAGTTATATCGTAGGACGGCCTATGAGTATTTTAATGGGAAGAAGTGGATTTCCTGGAAATTCTACTGTTACCTTAACACATGAATTTACCAAGAATATTACTCAGGTAACATCTCAGGCAGATATTATCATTATAGCTGTTGGAATCCCTGATTTTCTAAAAGGTGAGATGATCAAGGATGATGCTGTAATCATCGATGTTGGAATTACCCGTGTTCCAGATGATAATACTGAAAAAGGATACGTCATTAAAGGAGATGTAGATTTCGAGAATGTAAGTAAACGTGCCTCTTACATAACACCAGTTCCTGGTGGCGTGGGACCAATGACGGTCTCGATGTTATTGAAGAATACTTTACTGGCCAGAGAAAGACATAAACATAGAGCTTCAGAAGCTTTGAAGAAATAA
- a CDS encoding YkvA family protein, with amino-acid sequence MFGKWKKEIEEDYVKSEITKIDNDDVTIAMNSKEEVDEKINNSGVLQKYAELAKVMYGMLKDYRKGIYTKVPWFTIATIAFSFLYVLNPLDIIPDFIPGLGYIDDMAIITFGLRFIQTDIHSYLDWKLEHGDTSGAL; translated from the coding sequence ATGTTCGGAAAATGGAAAAAAGAAATAGAAGAAGACTATGTGAAATCTGAAATCACGAAAATTGACAATGACGATGTTACCATCGCTATGAATAGTAAAGAAGAGGTTGATGAAAAGATTAATAACTCGGGAGTACTTCAGAAGTATGCAGAGCTAGCTAAAGTGATGTATGGAATGCTTAAAGATTACAGAAAAGGTATTTATACCAAAGTGCCGTGGTTTACAATTGCCACCATTGCGTTCTCCTTTTTATACGTGCTTAATCCTTTAGATATTATTCCAGATTTTATCCCGGGGCTCGGATATATAGATGATATGGCTATCATCACTTTTGGCCTGAGATTTATACAAACAGATATTCATAGTTATCTGGACTGGAAATTGGAGCACGGCGATACAAGTGGCGCTTTATAA